One window of Mesorhizobium sp. WSM4904 genomic DNA carries:
- a CDS encoding GcrA family cell cycle regulator gives MNWTDERVELLRKLWSEGLSASQIAAQLGGVSRNAVIGKVHRLKLSGRGRATAAPARQKKATQGASMQKSVARAASASRHVTASIGATALQVQFDAEPVARHYIRPVENVVVPISRNLQLVELTERTCKWPNGDPLSEDFSFCGNDAAETGPYCKYHARVAFQPAAERRRSR, from the coding sequence ATGAACTGGACTGACGAGCGGGTCGAACTTCTCAGGAAATTGTGGTCGGAGGGTCTGAGCGCCAGCCAGATCGCCGCACAGCTCGGCGGCGTGAGCCGCAACGCCGTCATCGGCAAGGTGCATCGCCTGAAACTGTCGGGCCGCGGCCGCGCGACCGCCGCGCCGGCGCGCCAGAAGAAGGCGACGCAAGGGGCCTCGATGCAGAAATCGGTGGCTCGAGCCGCAAGTGCTTCACGTCACGTGACGGCCTCCATCGGCGCGACCGCGCTGCAGGTGCAGTTCGACGCGGAGCCGGTGGCGCGCCACTACATCCGCCCGGTCGAAAACGTCGTGGTGCCGATCTCGCGCAACCTGCAGCTCGTCGAGCTGACCGAGCGCACCTGCAAGTGGCCGAACGGCGATCCGCTGTCGGAAGACTTCAGCTTCTGCGGCAACGACGCCGCAGAAACCGGCCCGTACTGCAAATATCACGCCCGGGTCGCCTTCCAGCCGGCGGCGGAGCGGCGCAGAAGCCGCTGA
- the apaG gene encoding Co2+/Mg2+ efflux protein ApaG, translating to MYRAVTRNIEVQVRPFYLEDRSDPSEDRYVWGYQVTIDNRSDEFVQLLSRYWHITDGRGRVEEVRGAGVVGDQPELNPGDSYQYTSGCPLSTPSGIMVGHYTMRNGRGETFDVAIPAFSLDMPGTRRTVN from the coding sequence ATGTATCGCGCCGTGACGCGCAACATCGAAGTGCAGGTCAGGCCGTTCTATCTGGAGGATCGTTCCGATCCGTCGGAGGACCGCTACGTGTGGGGCTATCAGGTGACGATAGACAACCGGTCGGACGAGTTCGTGCAGCTTCTGTCGCGCTATTGGCACATCACCGACGGACGCGGCCGCGTCGAGGAGGTGCGTGGCGCCGGCGTCGTCGGCGACCAGCCGGAGCTCAACCCGGGCGACAGCTACCAGTACACGTCGGGATGCCCGCTCTCGACGCCGTCCGGCATCATGGTCGGCCACTACACGATGCGCAACGGACGCGGCGAGACGTTCGATGTCGCCATCCCGGCCTTCTCCCTCGATATGCCGGGGACGAGGCGCACGGTGAATTAG
- a CDS encoding Hsp33 family molecular chaperone, with protein sequence MDAPRSFVMLETRPLADHQPKLGEFGFAGDDHVVPYEVAPLDVRGRTVQLGPMLDAILSRHDYPEPVARLLAEACVLTVLLGTSLKFEGKFILQTRTDGPVDMLVADFTTPHALRAYARFDADRLQALVASGETSQEKLLGTGVLALTIDQGAHTQRYQGIVQLDGTSLEDAARTYFRQSEQIPTDLRMSVAKLVTPGPGGAREQWRAGGILAQFLPQAPERMRVPDISGGDGDPRDVAHEPADNSWRELLALLGTIEPTELIDPMVGAERLLYRLFHEHGVRVFRSVPVADQCSCSREKIRGILEGFSAEEIEHSTEDGGIHVACEFCSTQYDFDPAEFAGE encoded by the coding sequence ATGGACGCGCCCCGGAGCTTTGTCATGTTGGAAACCCGTCCATTGGCTGATCATCAACCCAAACTCGGTGAATTCGGCTTCGCCGGCGACGACCATGTCGTGCCTTACGAAGTGGCGCCCCTCGACGTGCGCGGTCGCACCGTGCAGCTCGGGCCGATGCTCGACGCCATTCTCAGCCGTCACGACTATCCCGAACCGGTCGCGCGGCTGCTGGCGGAAGCCTGCGTGCTCACCGTGCTGCTCGGCACGTCGCTGAAGTTCGAGGGCAAGTTCATCCTGCAGACCCGCACCGACGGGCCGGTCGACATGCTGGTGGCCGATTTCACCACACCGCATGCGCTGCGCGCCTATGCGCGCTTCGACGCCGACCGGCTGCAGGCGCTGGTGGCCTCGGGCGAGACTTCGCAGGAGAAGCTGCTCGGCACCGGCGTTCTGGCGCTGACCATCGATCAGGGCGCCCACACGCAGCGTTATCAGGGCATCGTCCAACTCGACGGCACGTCGCTGGAGGACGCCGCGCGCACCTACTTCCGCCAGTCCGAGCAGATCCCGACCGATCTGAGGATGTCGGTTGCCAAGCTGGTGACGCCGGGTCCGGGCGGCGCCCGCGAGCAATGGCGCGCGGGCGGCATCCTGGCGCAGTTCCTGCCGCAGGCGCCGGAGCGCATGCGCGTGCCCGATATTTCGGGTGGCGACGGCGATCCGCGAGACGTGGCGCACGAACCGGCCGACAATTCATGGCGGGAATTGCTGGCGCTGCTCGGCACCATCGAGCCGACTGAGCTGATCGACCCCATGGTGGGCGCCGAGCGGCTGCTCTACCGGCTGTTCCACGAGCACGGCGTGCGCGTCTTCCGCAGCGTTCCCGTCGCCGACCAGTGCTCCTGCTCGCGCGAGAAGATCCGCGGCATCCTCGAAGGCTTTTCGGCCGAGGAGATCGAGCACAGCACCGAGGACGGCGGCATCCATGTCGCTTGCGAGTTCTGCTCGACGCAGTACGACTTCGATCCGGCGGAATTCGCGGGCGAGTGA
- the argF gene encoding ornithine carbamoyltransferase: protein MSVRHFTDLSAVSAGDLRSMLDDAVARKTRLKAGERSKPLEGKVLAMIFDKPSTRTRVSFDVGMRQLGGETIMLTGTEMQLGRSETIADTAKVLSRYVDAIMIRTTSHERLLELTENATVPVINGLTDDTHPCQLMADIMTYEEHRGPVAGRTFAWTGDGNNVLHSLLEASARFRFNLNVAVPEGSEPFEKYVDWAKANGGKVRFAHSAEEAVDQADCVVTDSWVSMGQEHRARGHNVFLPYQVNAALMAKAKSDALFMHCLPAHRGEEVTDEVIDGPHSVVFDEAENRLHAQKAVLAWCLGA, encoded by the coding sequence ATGAGTGTTCGCCACTTCACCGACCTGTCAGCCGTTTCCGCCGGCGACCTGCGCTCGATGCTGGACGATGCGGTGGCGCGAAAGACCAGGCTCAAGGCCGGCGAGCGTTCGAAGCCGCTCGAAGGCAAGGTGTTGGCCATGATCTTCGACAAGCCGTCGACGCGCACGCGCGTTTCCTTTGATGTCGGCATGCGCCAGCTTGGCGGCGAGACCATCATGCTGACAGGCACCGAAATGCAGCTCGGCCGTTCCGAAACCATCGCCGACACCGCCAAGGTGCTGTCGCGCTACGTCGACGCCATCATGATCCGCACCACCTCGCATGAACGGCTGCTGGAGCTCACCGAAAACGCCACCGTTCCGGTCATCAACGGGCTCACCGACGACACCCACCCGTGCCAGCTGATGGCCGACATCATGACCTACGAGGAGCATCGCGGTCCGGTCGCCGGCAGGACCTTCGCCTGGACCGGCGACGGCAACAACGTGCTGCACTCGCTGCTCGAAGCCTCGGCGCGGTTCCGCTTCAACCTTAACGTCGCGGTGCCGGAAGGCAGCGAGCCGTTCGAGAAATACGTCGACTGGGCGAAGGCCAATGGCGGCAAGGTCAGGTTTGCCCACTCGGCCGAGGAGGCAGTCGACCAGGCGGATTGCGTCGTCACCGACAGCTGGGTGTCGATGGGCCAGGAGCATCGCGCCCGCGGCCACAACGTCTTCCTGCCTTACCAGGTCAACGCCGCGCTGATGGCCAAGGCGAAGTCCGACGCGCTCTTCATGCACTGCCTGCCGGCGCACCGAGGCGAGGAGGTCACCGACGAGGTGATCGACGGGCCGCATTCGGTGGTGTTCGACGAGGCCGAAAACCGGCTGCACGCCCAGAAAGCGGTGCTGGCCTGGTGCCTGGGCGCTTGA
- a CDS encoding O-succinylhomoserine sulfhydrylase, which translates to MTKTRNWKPQTALVHGGTLRSGFGETAEAMYLTQGYVYETAQAAEARFKGEEPGFIYSRYANPTVDMFEKRMCALEGAEDARATASGMAAVSAALLCSVKAGDHIVAARALFGSCRWVVETLAPRYGIEATLVDGTDIANWEKAVRPNTKLFFLESPTNPTLEVVDIAAVAALANSIGARLIVDNVFATPLQQKPLQLGAHVVVYSATKHIDGQGRCLGGVILSDKKWIDENLHDYFRHTGPSLSPFNAWTLLKGLETLPLRVRQQTESAGRIADFLAGRPEIARVIYPGRADHPQADVVRKQMSGGSTLICIDVKGGKQAAFALQNALDIVLISNNLGDAKSLITHPATTTHKNLSDEARAELGIGPGTLRLSVGLEDTDDLLNDVEQALRAAR; encoded by the coding sequence ATGACCAAGACGCGTAACTGGAAGCCTCAGACGGCACTCGTGCATGGCGGCACACTGCGTTCCGGCTTCGGCGAGACCGCCGAGGCGATGTACCTCACCCAGGGCTATGTCTACGAAACGGCGCAAGCCGCGGAAGCCCGCTTCAAAGGCGAGGAGCCGGGCTTCATCTATTCGCGCTACGCCAACCCGACCGTCGACATGTTCGAGAAGCGCATGTGCGCGCTGGAAGGCGCGGAGGATGCCCGCGCCACTGCTTCCGGCATGGCAGCCGTGTCCGCCGCCCTGCTCTGCAGCGTGAAGGCGGGCGACCACATCGTTGCGGCGCGGGCGCTGTTCGGCTCCTGCCGCTGGGTGGTCGAGACGCTGGCGCCGCGCTACGGCATCGAGGCGACGCTGGTCGACGGCACCGACATCGCCAACTGGGAAAAAGCGGTCAGGCCGAACACCAAGCTGTTCTTCCTGGAAAGCCCGACCAACCCGACGCTGGAAGTGGTCGACATCGCCGCCGTCGCCGCTTTAGCCAATTCGATCGGCGCGAGGCTGATCGTCGACAACGTATTCGCCACGCCGCTGCAGCAGAAGCCATTGCAGCTCGGCGCCCATGTCGTGGTCTATTCGGCGACCAAGCATATCGACGGACAGGGCCGCTGCCTCGGCGGCGTCATCCTGTCGGACAAGAAATGGATCGATGAGAACCTGCACGACTATTTCCGGCACACTGGCCCGAGCCTGTCGCCCTTCAACGCCTGGACGCTGCTGAAAGGTCTGGAGACTCTGCCGCTGCGCGTGCGCCAGCAGACGGAAAGCGCCGGCAGGATCGCGGACTTCCTGGCCGGCCGGCCGGAGATCGCCCGCGTCATCTATCCGGGGCGGGCCGACCATCCGCAGGCGGACGTCGTCAGGAAGCAGATGTCTGGCGGCTCGACGCTGATCTGTATCGACGTCAAGGGCGGCAAGCAGGCGGCCTTCGCCCTCCAGAACGCGCTCGACATCGTGCTGATCTCCAACAATCTCGGTGACGCCAAGAGCCTGATCACCCATCCGGCCACGACGACGCACAAGAACCTGAGCGACGAGGCGCGCGCCGAACTCGGCATCGGGCCCGGCACGCTCAGGCTCTCCGTCGGTCTGGAGGATACAGACGATCTGCTCAACGACGTCGAACAGGCGCTGAGGGCAGCGCGGTAA
- a CDS encoding magnesium and cobalt transport protein CorA codes for MEQVRNLTPARQPPSGIIASSVYSAGKRIADIPIEEAGVWAARPGHVVWIGLLEPDRNLLLRVQAQFHLHDLAIEDAEHPHQRPKLEQYGDALFIVARTAQLIEGRVTFGETHLFVGTGYIVSVRHGPSTSYAPVRQHWESCPSSLAKGEDFVLYAILDFIVDNYMPVLEQIEDEVEAIEDKVLLKPMSGTDIERLYMLRRDLLRLRNAALPLVEVCRRLTSAELPQIHAAMHPLFRDVTDHIRTVQEKVDSLREVLAFAFEASLLVGQSQETAISKKLASWAAILAVPTAFAGIYGMNFTDMPELKMEYGYPSVLVAIALICAFLYWRFRKNGWL; via the coding sequence ATGGAACAAGTTCGAAACCTGACCCCGGCCCGCCAGCCGCCATCCGGCATCATTGCGTCCAGCGTGTATTCCGCCGGCAAGCGCATTGCCGACATTCCGATCGAAGAGGCTGGTGTATGGGCGGCAAGGCCCGGCCATGTCGTCTGGATCGGCCTGCTCGAGCCGGACCGCAACCTGTTGCTCAGGGTGCAGGCGCAGTTCCATCTGCACGATCTGGCGATCGAGGACGCCGAGCACCCGCATCAGCGGCCGAAGCTCGAGCAATATGGCGACGCCTTGTTCATCGTTGCCCGCACCGCCCAGCTGATCGAAGGCCGCGTCACCTTCGGCGAGACCCATCTCTTCGTCGGCACCGGCTATATCGTCAGCGTCAGGCACGGTCCGTCGACCTCCTACGCCCCGGTGCGCCAGCACTGGGAAAGCTGCCCGTCCTCGTTGGCCAAGGGCGAGGATTTCGTCCTCTACGCCATCCTCGATTTCATCGTCGACAACTACATGCCGGTGCTCGAGCAGATCGAGGACGAGGTCGAGGCGATCGAGGACAAGGTGCTGCTGAAGCCGATGAGCGGCACCGATATCGAACGGCTCTACATGTTGCGCCGCGACCTGCTCAGGCTGCGCAATGCGGCGCTGCCGCTGGTCGAGGTCTGCCGGCGGCTCACCAGCGCCGAGCTGCCGCAGATCCACGCCGCCATGCATCCGCTGTTCCGCGACGTGACCGACCACATACGTACCGTGCAGGAGAAGGTAGACAGCCTGCGAGAGGTTCTGGCCTTCGCCTTCGAAGCCAGCCTTCTGGTCGGACAGAGCCAGGAAACGGCGATCTCCAAGAAGCTTGCCTCATGGGCAGCCATCCTGGCAGTGCCGACGGCCTTCGCCGGCATCTACGGCATGAACTTTACGGACATGCCGGAACTCAAGATGGAATATGGCTACCCGAGCGTGCTGGTGGCGATCGCGCTGATCTGCGCGTTTCTGTACTGGCGGTTCAGGAAGAATGGATGGCTGTGA
- a CDS encoding aspartate aminotransferase family protein codes for MSGSALYETFARAPLAFDRGEGTWLVTDKGERYLDFAGGIAVNSLGHSHPHLVAALTEQAAKLWHVSNLYEIPEQRRLGERLVKATFADKVFFTNSGAEALECAIKTARRYHFVKGHPERFRIITFEGAFHGRTLATIAAGGQYKYLEGFGPKVEGFDQVAFDDIDAAEKAITPETAAILIEPVQGEGGIRPVPTQSLKRLRQLCDQHGLLLIFDEVQCGIGRTGKLFAHEWSGVTPDLMAIAKGIGGGFPMGACLATDEAATGMTAGVHGTTFGGNPLAMAVGNAVLDVVLADGFLEDVQRKALLLKQGLAAVVDEYPDVIEGIRGTGLMLGLKCAMPNTKVNMALRDQHLLAVPAGDNVIRLLPPLTVTDEEIGEALKRIRAGAKRLTDAIAAEAAK; via the coding sequence ATGAGCGGTTCGGCGCTTTACGAGACTTTTGCTCGCGCACCCCTGGCTTTCGACCGCGGGGAGGGGACCTGGCTGGTCACCGATAAGGGCGAGCGATATCTCGATTTCGCCGGCGGTATCGCCGTGAACTCGCTGGGCCACAGCCATCCGCACCTGGTCGCGGCGCTCACCGAGCAGGCCGCCAAGCTGTGGCACGTCTCGAACCTCTACGAGATCCCGGAGCAGCGCCGCCTGGGCGAACGGCTGGTCAAGGCGACCTTTGCCGACAAGGTGTTCTTCACCAATTCCGGCGCCGAGGCGCTGGAATGCGCCATCAAGACGGCGCGGCGTTACCATTTCGTCAAGGGCCATCCGGAGCGTTTCCGCATCATCACCTTCGAGGGCGCCTTCCACGGCCGCACCCTGGCGACCATCGCCGCCGGCGGCCAGTACAAATATCTCGAAGGCTTCGGACCGAAGGTCGAGGGTTTCGACCAGGTAGCGTTCGACGACATCGACGCCGCCGAAAAGGCGATCACGCCGGAGACCGCGGCGATCCTGATCGAACCGGTGCAGGGCGAGGGCGGCATCCGCCCGGTGCCGACGCAGTCGCTGAAGCGCCTGCGCCAGCTCTGCGACCAGCACGGCCTGCTTCTGATTTTCGACGAGGTCCAGTGCGGCATCGGCCGCACCGGCAAGCTGTTCGCACATGAATGGAGCGGCGTGACCCCCGACTTGATGGCGATTGCCAAGGGTATCGGCGGCGGCTTCCCGATGGGCGCCTGCCTCGCCACCGACGAGGCCGCGACCGGCATGACGGCCGGTGTGCACGGCACCACCTTCGGCGGCAATCCGCTGGCGATGGCGGTGGGCAATGCCGTGCTCGACGTCGTGCTGGCCGACGGCTTCCTCGAGGATGTCCAGCGCAAGGCGCTGCTGCTCAAGCAGGGCCTTGCCGCGGTCGTCGACGAATATCCCGACGTCATCGAAGGCATCAGGGGAACCGGCCTGATGCTTGGGCTGAAATGCGCCATGCCCAACACCAAGGTGAACATGGCGCTGCGCGACCAGCACTTGCTCGCCGTGCCGGCCGGCGACAACGTCATTCGTCTCTTGCCGCCGCTCACCGTCACCGACGAAGAGATCGGCGAGGCGCTGAAGCGTATTCGCGCCGGCGCCAAGCGCTTGACCGACGCCATTGCGGCCGAAGCCGCGAAGTAA
- the araD1 gene encoding AraD1 family protein, whose translation MLISQILDDAETIRVVARSGGKTRIINGARSVYSLAMEAARTGTGLEALIERKGYGETVDLDAAYKKGRLVSPINHPDPAHLHLTGTGLTHLGSAATRDSMHKKLSDGEEQLTDSMKMFRMGLEGGKPAKGQIGVQPEWFYKGNGTMAVAPGAALMSPAFAQDAGEEPEIAGIYVIGDDGAPFRVGFTLSNEFSDHVTERVNYLFLAHSKLRNASFGPEILIGDLPADIRGSSRIWRDGKVLWEKPFLSGEANMSHTIANLEHHHFKYSAFRQPGDVHVHMFGTATLSFADGIRTEAGDVFEIEAKDFGLPLRNPLEIEKPVKVAVKAL comes from the coding sequence ATGCTGATTTCCCAGATCCTCGACGACGCCGAGACGATCCGCGTCGTTGCCCGCAGCGGCGGCAAGACCCGGATCATCAACGGCGCGCGCAGCGTCTATTCGCTGGCGATGGAGGCGGCGCGCACCGGCACCGGTCTCGAAGCGCTGATCGAGCGCAAGGGCTATGGCGAGACGGTCGACCTCGACGCCGCCTACAAGAAGGGGCGGCTGGTGTCGCCAATCAACCATCCGGACCCCGCGCATCTGCACCTCACCGGCACCGGACTGACGCATCTCGGCTCCGCCGCGACGCGCGATTCCATGCACAAGAAGCTCAGCGACGGCGAAGAGCAACTCACCGATTCCATGAAGATGTTCCGCATGGGGCTGGAAGGCGGCAAGCCGGCCAAGGGCCAGATCGGCGTGCAGCCGGAGTGGTTCTACAAGGGCAACGGCACCATGGCGGTGGCGCCGGGCGCGGCGCTGATGTCGCCGGCCTTCGCGCAGGACGCCGGCGAGGAGCCGGAGATCGCCGGCATTTATGTCATCGGCGATGACGGCGCGCCGTTCCGGGTCGGCTTCACGCTGTCGAACGAATTCTCCGACCATGTGACCGAGCGGGTGAACTACCTTTTCCTCGCCCACTCCAAGCTGCGCAACGCCTCGTTCGGACCGGAAATCCTGATCGGCGACCTGCCCGCCGACATCAGAGGCTCATCGCGCATCTGGCGCGACGGCAAGGTGCTTTGGGAAAAGCCGTTCCTGTCGGGCGAAGCGAACATGTCGCACACCATCGCCAATCTCGAGCATCATCACTTCAAATATTCAGCCTTCCGCCAGCCAGGCGACGTGCATGTGCACATGTTCGGCACCGCGACGCTCTCCTTCGCCGACGGCATCAGGACCGAGGCCGGCGACGTGTTCGAGATCGAGGCCAAGGATTTCGGCCTGCCGCTGCGCAACCCGCTGGAGATCGAAAAGCCGGTGAAGGTGGCGGTGAAGGCGCTGTGA
- a CDS encoding ceramide glucosyltransferase, whose translation MELTFAAAFASSALLLSNFASILLASSRLKPRRLIPPFAGKQPPVSIIVPSRGVEPFAEETLKRAFSLDWPRYELIFCVTQPEDPVVKLINAAIARFPNVPARLLIGEDRISANPKLNNCVKGWLAARHDWVILADSNVLMPKDYVQHLMAAWRRNTGLVCSTPVGSRPDGFWAEVECAFLNTLQARWQYAGEAVGLGFAQGKSMLWNKSMLDANGGIQALAAEAAEDAAATKLINSLGLRVNLVASPFEQPLGQRTLAEVWSRQARWARLRRVTFPQFFAPEILTGVVVPLIFALIAAASAGVSLPTTALCVLAVAYVPECLLAWSKGWYLSPRSVTAMIVRDAMLPIVWSRGWLGGVVEWRGNAMTIRTGEMTELEEIA comes from the coding sequence ATGGAACTGACCTTTGCAGCCGCCTTTGCTTCGTCAGCCCTTCTTCTTTCCAATTTTGCCAGCATCCTGCTCGCCTCGTCGCGATTGAAGCCCAGGCGCCTCATTCCCCCGTTCGCCGGCAAGCAGCCGCCGGTCTCCATCATCGTGCCGTCGCGCGGCGTCGAGCCATTCGCCGAGGAGACGCTCAAGCGCGCCTTCTCGCTCGACTGGCCGCGTTATGAGCTGATCTTCTGCGTCACCCAACCGGAAGACCCTGTGGTCAAGTTGATCAATGCCGCGATCGCGCGCTTCCCGAACGTGCCGGCGCGGCTCTTGATCGGCGAGGACAGGATCAGCGCCAATCCCAAGCTCAACAACTGCGTCAAGGGCTGGCTGGCGGCCCGGCACGACTGGGTGATTCTCGCCGATTCCAACGTGCTGATGCCCAAGGACTATGTCCAGCACCTGATGGCGGCCTGGCGACGGAATACCGGCCTCGTCTGCTCGACGCCGGTCGGCTCGCGGCCGGACGGCTTCTGGGCCGAGGTCGAATGCGCTTTCCTCAACACGCTGCAGGCGCGCTGGCAATATGCCGGCGAGGCGGTCGGCCTTGGCTTCGCTCAGGGCAAGAGCATGTTGTGGAACAAGTCGATGCTCGACGCAAACGGCGGCATACAGGCGCTGGCCGCCGAGGCCGCCGAGGATGCGGCGGCCACCAAGCTGATCAACAGCCTGGGCCTCCGGGTCAACCTCGTGGCCTCGCCCTTCGAACAGCCGCTCGGCCAGCGCACGCTCGCCGAAGTCTGGTCGCGCCAGGCGCGCTGGGCGCGGCTGCGCCGCGTCACCTTCCCGCAGTTCTTCGCGCCCGAGATCCTGACCGGCGTGGTTGTGCCGCTGATTTTCGCGCTGATTGCGGCGGCAAGCGCCGGCGTCAGCCTCCCCACCACGGCGCTTTGCGTGCTGGCGGTCGCCTATGTGCCGGAGTGCCTGCTTGCATGGTCCAAGGGCTGGTACCTGTCGCCGCGCAGCGTCACCGCGATGATCGTGCGCGACGCCATGCTTCCCATCGTCTGGTCGCGCGGCTGGCTGGGCGGCGTCGTCGAATGGCGCGGCAACGCCATGACGATCCGCACCGGGGAGATGACCGAACTCGAAGAGATTGCCTGA
- a CDS encoding 2'-deoxycytidine 5'-triphosphate deaminase, whose amino-acid sequence MRQTGILPDQDIAALFEANALKSPRALDSDQIQPASLDLRLGDTAFRVRASFLPGPDHLVADKLDRLKLHEISLAEGAVLETGCVYIVPLLESLALPAEVSASANPKSSTGRLDIFTRVMTDRGHEFDKIAAGYHGPLYLEVSPRTFPIVVRAGSRLSQIRFRIGNAVLSESELRDLHRAEMLVATEPPNISGGGIALSIDLDGDKDGLVGYRGKHHTGLVDVDKRAAQDVVDFWEPLYKSGAGELVLDPDEFYILVSREAVHVPPLYAAEMTPFDPLVGEFRVHYAGFFDPGFGHSAAGGSGSRAVLEVRSHEVPFILDHGQIVGRLVYEHMLKRPRALYGTDLGSNYQAQGLKLSKHFRAAR is encoded by the coding sequence TTGCGGCAGACAGGCATTCTTCCGGATCAGGACATCGCGGCGCTGTTTGAGGCGAATGCGCTGAAGTCGCCGCGCGCGCTCGACAGCGACCAGATCCAGCCGGCCAGCCTCGATCTCAGGCTCGGCGACACCGCCTTTCGTGTGCGCGCCTCCTTCCTGCCCGGTCCCGATCATCTGGTGGCCGACAAGCTCGACCGGCTGAAGCTGCACGAGATCAGCCTTGCCGAAGGTGCGGTGCTGGAGACGGGCTGCGTCTACATCGTGCCGCTGCTCGAGAGCCTGGCGCTGCCGGCGGAAGTGTCGGCTTCCGCCAACCCGAAGAGCTCGACCGGGCGGCTGGACATCTTCACGCGTGTCATGACCGACCGCGGCCACGAGTTCGACAAGATCGCGGCCGGCTACCATGGCCCGCTCTACCTCGAGGTCAGCCCGCGCACCTTCCCGATCGTCGTGCGCGCCGGCTCGCGGCTGTCGCAGATCCGCTTCCGCATCGGCAACGCGGTGCTCTCGGAGAGCGAACTGCGCGACCTCCACCGCGCTGAGATGTTGGTCGCCACCGAGCCGCCCAACATCTCCGGCGGCGGCATCGCGCTCTCCATCGATCTCGACGGCGACAAGGACGGCCTTGTCGGCTATCGCGGCAAGCACCACACCGGCCTCGTCGACGTCGACAAGCGCGCCGCGCAGGACGTCGTCGACTTCTGGGAGCCGCTCTACAAGAGCGGCGCCGGCGAGCTGGTCCTCGACCCGGACGAGTTCTACATCCTGGTCTCTCGCGAAGCCGTGCACGTGCCGCCGCTCTATGCCGCCGAGATGACGCCCTTCGATCCGCTAGTCGGCGAGTTTCGCGTCCACTATGCCGGCTTCTTCGACCCGGGCTTCGGCCATTCCGCCGCCGGCGGCAGCGGCAGCCGCGCCGTGCTCGAAGTGCGCAGCCACGAGGTGCCGTTCATCCTCGACCACGGCCAGATCGTCGGTCGCCTGGTCTACGAGCATATGCTCAAGCGCCCACGGGCGCTTTACGGCACCGATCTCGGCTCCAACTATCAGGCGCAAGGGCTCAAGCTCTCCAAGCATTTCCGCGCCGCGCGCTGA
- a CDS encoding ABC transporter substrate-binding protein — MLALGAGSAGAAEKIKIGTEGAYPPFNTITPDGKVEGFDIDIANALCAQMKVECEIVTQDWDGIIPALQAKKFDAIIASMSITEERKKQVAFTHKYYTTPLSLVALKDSDIASTEPAALAGKTVGAQASTTQANYAQDVYGKAGAEAKLYPTQEEAVTDLLNGRLDAVISDKFVLVDWMKKASDGCCKLVGDVKGTETEAGIAVRLEDTALRDRLNAAIDAIVADGTYKKIQAKYFDFDIY, encoded by the coding sequence ATGCTGGCGCTCGGCGCCGGTTCGGCAGGCGCAGCGGAAAAGATCAAGATCGGCACCGAGGGCGCCTATCCGCCCTTCAACACCATCACGCCGGACGGCAAGGTCGAGGGCTTCGACATCGACATCGCCAATGCGCTCTGCGCGCAGATGAAGGTCGAATGCGAGATCGTCACCCAGGACTGGGACGGCATCATTCCGGCGCTGCAGGCCAAGAAATTCGACGCCATCATCGCCTCGATGAGCATCACCGAGGAACGCAAGAAGCAGGTCGCCTTCACCCACAAATACTACACCACGCCGCTTTCGCTGGTCGCCTTGAAAGATAGCGACATCGCCTCGACCGAGCCTGCCGCTCTCGCCGGCAAGACGGTCGGCGCCCAGGCCTCGACCACCCAGGCCAACTACGCCCAGGACGTCTACGGCAAGGCCGGCGCCGAGGCGAAGCTCTATCCGACCCAGGAAGAGGCGGTCACCGATCTCCTCAACGGCCGGCTCGACGCCGTCATCTCGGACAAGTTCGTGCTGGTCGACTGGATGAAGAAGGCGAGCGACGGCTGCTGCAAGCTGGTCGGCGACGTCAAGGGCACTGAGACCGAGGCCGGTATCGCCGTGCGCCTGGAGGACACCGCGCTACGCGACAGGCTGAACGCCGCCATTGACGCCATCGTCGCCGACGGCACCTACAAGAAGATCCAGGCGAAATATTTCGACTTCGATATCTATTGA